The genomic segment ATCGCGCAGGCGGCTGATGAAGGCTTCCGCGGATCTCTGGTCGAGCCCGGCCATCTCCTTGATGTCGGCCCCGCCGATCAGGCTCTTCTCGCTCTGGCCGCGCAGCACCACGACGCGGATGCTGCGGTCGGAGCTTAGCTGCTGCAGGCCTTCGCGCACGGCGTCGGTCACCGGCGAGCCGAGAATGTTGAGCGGGCCGGCGTTGCAGATGGCGACGTGAACGACGCCGCGCGCATCGCGCGTCACGCCGCAGTGGTTGTTGAGCATTTCCATCGTGGAGTCTCGAGGTTTCGTGGACATGCGCAAGGTGCGCCGGTCGGGATCACTTCCGGGCCGAAACCCCCGGCTTGTCAAGCGGGCAGGGCAGCGGAGTTGCCAGCGTGAAGTCCGTGGCATAGTATGATGCAGATCATCTAAAGAGGCTGCCATGACCGGTAATGATCGACTCGACCTGTTTTCGCCCACGCAGCGGCGCGAACGCGTGGTGGACTGGCAGGTGCCTGCGCCGGTCGCCAAGGTGGCCATGGGTCTGTCGGGCATGGAGGCCATGCTGGGCATCCGTGACGGCCGGCTGCCGCCGCCGCCCTTCGCAAAGCTGATCGGGTTCATCATGGCCGTGGTCGAGCCGGGCCGGATCGTCATGGAACTGGAGCCGCGCCAGGATCTCGAAAACACCATCGGTCTTCTGCATGGTGCGACCGCCGCGGCGCTGCTCGATACGGCCATGGGATGTGCCATCTCGACCCGACTCGAGGCCGGACAAAGCTCGGTGACCCTCGATCTGAAGCTGACCTATCTGCGCCCGCTATCGGTTCGCTCGGGGCTGATCTCGGCCGAGGGCAAGATCATCAAGCTCGGGCGCCAGACCAGCTATACCGAAGGCTTCGTCCGGGACGGCAAGGGGGCCCTCGCGGTGCACGCAACTGCAACGTTCTCCATGATCGGACGCAACTTAACATGAATTAATGCACCCATTTCGTCATTTGCGTGTTATGAGATGATCTCCGACATCCAATGAGCTCCGCATGCGCTATTCCCGGGAACACAAGCAGGAAACCCACGACCGCATCGTGAAGAAGGCCTCGGTGCGGCTGCGGGAGAAGGGTGCCCATGGCATCGGCGTCGCCGACCTCATGAAGGAGGCGGGCCTGACCCACGGCGGCTTTTACGCGCATTTCGACTCCCGTGAGGCGCTGGTGATCGAAGCCTTTGCCTACGCCATGGACCGTTCGATGGAACACTGGCGCAAGCTCACCGGCGAGGCCTCGCCGGAGAAGCGGCTGGCGCTGATCGCCGAGGCCTATCTCTCGGCGCTGCACCGCGACAATCCCGGCCACGGCTGTTCGATCCCTTCGCTCGGCGCCGAGATCGCTCGTGAGAGCCCGAAGACCAGAAAGGCCTTCGCCGGCAAGCTCGACGAGATGATCGAGCTGATGACCGACTACATTCCGAACGCGCCGCGCAAGGCAGCCCGCAAGCAGGCGATCGCGACGCTGGCGACGATGGCCGGTACCATGCTGCTGGCGCGCATTGCCGGCTCGAGCGAATTGTCCGACGAGGTGCTGAAGGCGGGTCGGGACCACGCGCTCGAGGGAGCGAAGCGTGAGCCGAAGGGGGCGGCGGCGAAGAAGGCGAAGCAGAACTAGGCGAGGTGCCGTAGGGTGGGTTAGCCATGCGATTGCGCGAAGCGCATTCGCCTGGCGTAACCCACCACTGTGTCTGTCCGCGGAGACAGAAGAGGTGGGTTACGCCTTCGGCTAACCCACCCTACGGCAGCGGTGCTACCGCCCTGCAAACAACGCCCGCTCGCGCTCGACAATCTCCGAAATGTAATCCGCCACGGCCCTGATCCGCGCCAGGTCCTTGCTGTCGGCGTGCATCAGCATCCAGAATGTGCGCGTGATCGAAATCTCCTCCGGCAGCACGGCCACCAGCTGCGGATAATCGCTCGCCATGAAGTGGGGCAGGACGGCGATGCCGAAGCCTGAGAGCGTGGCGTTGAGCTGCGCGATCAGATTGGCGCTGCGAAAGCGCGCCGAGATCCGCGGCGACACCTGCGGCAGATAATCGAGCTCCGGCGTGAACAAGAGTTCCTCGATATAGCCGACGAAGCGGTGCTGCGTCAGGTCCTGCCGCGAGGCGATTTTTGGGAAGCGGTCGAGATAGGCGGGGGCCGCATAGAGTCCAA from the Bradyrhizobium sp. WBAH42 genome contains:
- a CDS encoding PaaI family thioesterase, producing the protein MTGNDRLDLFSPTQRRERVVDWQVPAPVAKVAMGLSGMEAMLGIRDGRLPPPPFAKLIGFIMAVVEPGRIVMELEPRQDLENTIGLLHGATAAALLDTAMGCAISTRLEAGQSSVTLDLKLTYLRPLSVRSGLISAEGKIIKLGRQTSYTEGFVRDGKGALAVHATATFSMIGRNLT
- a CDS encoding TetR/AcrR family transcriptional regulator, with translation MRYSREHKQETHDRIVKKASVRLREKGAHGIGVADLMKEAGLTHGGFYAHFDSREALVIEAFAYAMDRSMEHWRKLTGEASPEKRLALIAEAYLSALHRDNPGHGCSIPSLGAEIARESPKTRKAFAGKLDEMIELMTDYIPNAPRKAARKQAIATLATMAGTMLLARIAGSSELSDEVLKAGRDHALEGAKREPKGAAAKKAKQN